The proteins below come from a single Acidobacteriota bacterium genomic window:
- a CDS encoding mechanosensitive ion channel family protein: protein MGSCLLFAFKDVLQNFFAGILILWRKPFVVGDQIKFREFDGTVEEINVRSTRIKTYDGERAVIPNGDIYTNAVLIRTAFDRRRASLIVGIGYQDSIEKARFAIMAVLEKTEGVLKEPEPSVNVVALAPSSFDLKVLFWTKSQKADVRLTSDRVATGIKLALDEAGIDMPYPHSVVLFHDTTGTRDGDIERSKYLSAATPRKPD, encoded by the coding sequence ATGGGGTCTTGCCTGCTTTTTGCGTTCAAGGATGTGCTTCAAAACTTTTTCGCCGGAATACTCATTCTTTGGCGCAAACCGTTTGTCGTCGGCGATCAGATTAAATTTCGTGAATTCGACGGAACCGTCGAGGAGATCAACGTCCGCTCGACCCGGATAAAAACGTATGACGGCGAACGTGCCGTCATACCGAACGGCGACATTTATACCAACGCCGTCCTGATTCGAACCGCTTTCGACCGCCGACGCGCGAGTCTGATCGTAGGTATTGGTTATCAGGATTCGATTGAAAAAGCACGTTTTGCGATAATGGCTGTGCTTGAAAAAACGGAAGGCGTTTTGAAGGAGCCGGAGCCCTCAGTTAACGTCGTCGCACTTGCTCCTTCGTCGTTCGATCTGAAAGTATTGTTCTGGACGAAGTCTCAGAAAGCGGATGTTCGCCTCACGAGCGACCGCGTAGCAACCGGTATTAAGCTCGCGTTGGACGAAGCCGGAATAGATATGCCGTATCCGCATTCGGTGGTTTTGTTTCACGACACGACGGGCACTCGCGACGGAGATATCGAAAGGTCGAAATATCTGAGTGCCGCCACTCCGCGAAAACCAGATTAA
- a CDS encoding deoxyhypusine synthase family protein: protein MVAQKKTKASKFLTVPTRPVPIDRDRSVAGLLEKMEGAGFGAKQLAEAHRIWLDMLDDNSTIYLCGSGNLITSGMRRLLAYVIKNRFVDVIVMSGTVLYHDIHEILGRNHYQAHPSMSDEELDGSDVLRLGDVMANREEYQEADEWIGSVINQLELSRPYSIREFLHLLGRELSEIAHEDGILTSAFKARIPVFCPDLPGSELAIGIARAKFEKKVQIMFDTTQDTMEMSTIAQRTRHSGIISLGSASSQNIVNIAEMSSYITRTTPRGHKYAISITTDSAPLDIRTPSYGGNHTSVFGKLIRGATTAYVPCDPSIALPMIITALSQTAAKFMKGRKRPTFSFSGREMNIDVP from the coding sequence ATGGTAGCTCAAAAGAAAACAAAGGCTTCGAAATTTTTGACGGTTCCGACACGTCCGGTGCCGATCGACAGAGACCGCTCGGTGGCGGGCCTTTTGGAAAAGATGGAAGGAGCCGGTTTCGGAGCAAAGCAACTTGCAGAAGCACATCGCATCTGGCTCGATATGCTCGATGACAACTCGACTATTTACCTCTGCGGTTCAGGTAACCTGATCACCTCGGGAATGCGTCGTTTGCTGGCTTACGTGATCAAAAACCGCTTTGTCGACGTCATTGTGATGTCGGGAACGGTGCTGTATCACGACATTCACGAGATACTCGGACGCAATCACTATCAGGCACACCCGAGCATGAGCGACGAAGAGCTCGATGGCTCTGACGTTCTCCGCCTCGGCGATGTAATGGCCAACCGCGAAGAGTATCAGGAAGCCGACGAATGGATCGGCAGCGTTATCAACCAGCTCGAACTCAGCCGTCCGTATTCGATTCGCGAATTCCTGCACCTGCTTGGCCGCGAACTCTCAGAGATCGCTCACGAAGACGGTATTCTGACCTCAGCATTCAAGGCTCGCATTCCGGTTTTCTGCCCGGATCTTCCGGGATCGGAGCTCGCCATCGGCATCGCCAGAGCGAAATTTGAGAAGAAGGTTCAGATCATGTTCGACACGACCCAGGATACGATGGAAATGAGCACTATCGCTCAGCGCACGCGTCATTCGGGTATCATCTCGCTCGGCAGTGCGAGCAGCCAGAACATCGTGAATATCGCCGAAATGTCGTCGTACATCACCCGCACGACACCCCGCGGGCACAAATACGCGATCTCGATCACCACGGACAGTGCTCCGCTCGACATTCGCACGCCCTCGTACGGCGGCAATCACACCTCGGTCTTTGGAAAGTTGATCCGTGGTGCAACCACCGCCTACGTCCCATGCGACCCGTCGATCGCCTTGCCGATGATCATCACGGCACTGTCGCAGACCGCCGCGAAGTTCATGAAAGGCCGCAAACGCCCGACATTTAGCTTCTCTGGCAGAGAGATGAATATCGACGTTCCTTAG
- a CDS encoding alpha/beta hydrolase has product MSAGLSVQGQAPNSDSKLVSADTTAVKYGFIKVDGLNIAYREAGDPANPKVVLLHGFPAASHQYRDLMRSLSGKFHVIAPDYPGFGLSDIPDPAKYDYTFEGISQIVEHFLKLKGFDHYGLYAQDYGGPVGFRIVGRNPKALDWLIVQNTNAYEIGFTAVWDGLRGALWKNRSPETEKPLEGFLTKDAIKGIYLFGAKDPELISPDNWESDFGFMERPNAVRVNLDLFYDYRKNVELYPVWQKFLRDNHPKTIIFWGQTDIFFTPAGGEAFLKDLPKAEMHRLDAGHFAVEDHLDYISENMQRFYDEKVKNRK; this is encoded by the coding sequence ATGTCAGCTGGTCTTAGCGTTCAGGGGCAGGCCCCAAATTCAGACAGCAAGTTGGTAAGTGCCGACACGACGGCCGTAAAATACGGTTTCATCAAGGTCGACGGCCTGAACATCGCTTATCGCGAAGCAGGCGATCCGGCAAACCCGAAGGTCGTGCTGCTGCACGGTTTTCCCGCAGCGTCTCACCAATACCGCGATCTGATGCGGTCACTATCGGGTAAGTTTCACGTCATCGCTCCGGACTATCCGGGATTCGGCCTCAGCGATATTCCTGATCCGGCAAAGTATGACTATACGTTCGAGGGAATTTCACAGATCGTCGAGCATTTTCTAAAGCTCAAGGGATTTGATCACTACGGGCTCTATGCGCAGGATTACGGCGGCCCGGTCGGTTTCAGGATCGTTGGTCGCAATCCGAAGGCCCTCGACTGGCTGATCGTTCAGAACACAAACGCCTACGAAATTGGCTTCACAGCGGTCTGGGACGGACTTCGCGGTGCCTTGTGGAAGAACCGTTCGCCGGAAACGGAAAAGCCGCTCGAAGGATTTTTGACCAAAGACGCGATCAAGGGCATCTACCTTTTCGGAGCGAAGGACCCCGAATTGATCAGCCCTGACAACTGGGAATCGGATTTCGGTTTTATGGAAAGGCCCAATGCCGTCCGAGTAAACCTAGACCTTTTCTACGATTATCGTAAAAATGTTGAGTTGTATCCGGTTTGGCAGAAATTTCTCCGCGACAATCATCCAAAGACGATCATTTTCTGGGGACAGACGGACATCTTCTTTACGCCTGCCGGTGGTGAAGCGTTTTTGAAGGATCTTCCGAAAGCCGAAATGCACCGCCTCGATGCCGGACATTTCGCAGTCGAAGATCATCTCGATTATATCTCTGAGAATATGCAGCGATTTTATGACGAGAAGGTCAAGAATCGTAAGTAA
- a CDS encoding NAD(P)H-dependent oxidoreductase encodes MILAISGSTREFSTNLNLINAAADLASDRFNVTIYRGLLGLPQFNPDDDNENAGEQVADLRRQLREANGILICTPEYAMGVPGTLKNAIDWTVSSADFYHKPTALITASSSGEKGHASLLGTLKVIDAKITDETQLLISHAKLKVSNECKITDVKTLLDVETLLFAFDKVVQNSLDNA; translated from the coding sequence ATGATATTGGCTATTTCCGGCAGCACGCGGGAGTTCTCGACCAATCTAAACCTGATCAACGCGGCCGCCGACCTTGCATCTGACCGGTTTAACGTCACCATCTATCGGGGTCTGTTGGGACTGCCACAATTTAATCCGGACGATGACAATGAAAATGCGGGTGAACAAGTAGCCGATCTCCGCCGACAGCTCCGCGAAGCCAATGGCATACTCATATGCACACCGGAATACGCGATGGGCGTTCCCGGGACGCTTAAGAATGCGATCGACTGGACGGTTTCGTCCGCCGACTTTTACCACAAGCCGACGGCATTGATCACCGCCTCGTCGTCGGGTGAGAAAGGGCATGCGTCGCTGTTGGGAACGCTGAAAGTTATAGACGCAAAAATTACTGATGAGACACAATTGTTGATATCGCACGCAAAATTGAAAGTTAGTAATGAGTGCAAAATTACCGACGTTAAAACGTTGCTCGATGTCGAGACGCTGCTGTTCGCCTTCGACAAAGTGGTACAAAATAGTTTGGATAACGCATAA
- a CDS encoding sigma 54-interacting transcriptional regulator — protein MSSEIAFDSINELIVRNSPVKETLQAIASQMIKQEEVALARIWLIDKGDICDTCVVRSVCPSQEQCLHLTASEGRNLNGEKAWSNIDGRFGRFPIGVRKVGHVAQSGEAIHLHDLLTTESSWIADRDWIHAEKINGLAAHPLKFQDDILGVIAVFSRKNINPESFEWLRVFAEQASIAIANARAFEEIDKLRSQLKEENEYLREEISEATPHKFLIGESPVWTKIVQQIDLVGSSDATVLLTGESGTGKEMVARALHEAGPRRDKPLVRVNCAAISPELFESEFFGHVKGAFTGAFKDRVGRFQLADGGTIFLDEMGELPLALQGKLLRVLQERQFERVGDDRTRTVNVRVIAATNRDLWAEVEKGSFRQDLFYRISVFPIHLPPLRERPEDIAPLARHFLGTLAVKCQKTSLKLSAQDIRILQGYSFPGNVRELQNIIERAVIMAQSNRLNFSLPQIIDRLIDIDMGPEANPNMTKNRIKNYEELKELERENLINALRETNYKIYGMDGAAELLRIKPTTLISRIKAMKISVRP, from the coding sequence ATGAGTTCAGAGATAGCATTTGATTCGATCAATGAGTTGATCGTCCGAAACAGCCCGGTAAAGGAAACTCTGCAGGCGATCGCTTCGCAAATGATAAAGCAAGAAGAAGTTGCTTTGGCGCGAATTTGGCTGATCGATAAGGGCGACATTTGCGACACTTGCGTCGTTCGTTCCGTTTGTCCTAGCCAAGAGCAATGCTTGCATCTCACCGCCAGTGAAGGCAGAAATCTGAATGGTGAGAAAGCTTGGTCGAATATCGACGGACGATTTGGTCGCTTCCCGATCGGTGTAAGAAAGGTCGGCCATGTCGCGCAGAGCGGTGAAGCGATCCACCTTCATGATCTGCTAACGACGGAAAGTTCATGGATAGCTGACCGAGATTGGATACACGCTGAAAAGATAAATGGCCTTGCCGCACACCCGCTTAAATTTCAAGATGATATTTTGGGTGTTATAGCGGTCTTTTCCCGGAAAAACATTAACCCGGAAAGCTTTGAATGGCTACGGGTATTTGCTGAACAGGCCTCGATCGCCATCGCAAATGCGCGTGCTTTCGAGGAGATAGACAAGCTCCGCAGCCAACTTAAGGAAGAGAATGAATACCTTCGCGAGGAGATCAGCGAAGCGACTCCGCACAAGTTTCTCATAGGCGAGAGCCCAGTTTGGACAAAGATCGTGCAGCAGATAGATCTGGTAGGTTCGTCGGACGCGACAGTTTTACTAACCGGCGAAAGCGGAACCGGCAAGGAAATGGTCGCCCGAGCTTTGCACGAAGCAGGCCCGCGGCGGGACAAGCCGCTTGTTCGCGTTAACTGTGCTGCGATCTCGCCCGAGCTTTTTGAGAGCGAATTCTTTGGCCATGTAAAAGGAGCCTTTACCGGGGCTTTTAAGGATCGCGTCGGGCGTTTTCAGCTGGCTGACGGTGGGACGATCTTTCTCGACGAAATGGGTGAACTTCCGCTCGCACTGCAGGGAAAGCTGCTGCGAGTACTTCAGGAAAGGCAGTTTGAACGCGTTGGTGACGACCGTACGCGCACGGTCAATGTTCGCGTGATCGCAGCGACAAACCGCGACCTATGGGCGGAGGTGGAAAAGGGAAGTTTTCGCCAGGATCTTTTTTATCGTATCAGCGTTTTTCCAATTCATTTACCGCCTCTTCGCGAACGGCCCGAGGATATCGCACCTCTGGCAAGACATTTTCTAGGTACATTGGCGGTCAAGTGCCAAAAGACGTCCTTAAAGCTATCGGCTCAAGACATCAGGATCCTACAAGGCTATTCGTTTCCGGGGAATGTGCGTGAACTGCAAAATATTATCGAACGAGCAGTTATCATGGCTCAAAGCAACCGGTTGAATTTTTCTCTTCCGCAGATAATCGATCGGCTCATCGACATTGATATGGGGCCGGAGGCAAACCCCAATATGACCAAAAATCGGATAAAAAACTATGAGGAATTGAAGGAATTGGAGCGGGAAAATCTGATCAATGCTCTTCGAGAAACTAACTACAAAATATACGGCATGGACGGAGCCGCCGAATTACTTCGAATCAAACCAACGACACTTATATCGAGGATCAAAGCGATGAAGATCTCGGTGCGGCCTTAG
- the speA gene encoding biosynthetic arginine decarboxylase, whose product MSTVIEQSIETYGIDNWGADYFGVNRKGNLIVRAPENENFTADVKEIIDDLRKRGVNTPVLLRFPQLLFGQIRKLQTAFRKSIKEFEYEGGHLCVFPMKVNSNRAVIEEYLREGTRYSFGLEAGSKAELYAALGLEQAKDSLLVLNGFKDREFIELAFAGASAGKNVVIVIEKLSELDHTMDLAQKIQAENPDAQIPTIGVRVKLYSKGSGKWEKSGGEAAKFGLTTTEILEVIHRLQEAGRIDMLRLLHFHIGSQLTDIKRIKNAMKEAARTYAKISKMGIPIQYLDVGGGMAVDYDGSRTSFESSANYNAREFANDVIYVIKTVCDDENVPHPTIIQESGRYLSAYHAILVTNIQDEIETVVDSKIPLTLNADDPPTVKELHDLRETINAKNYREYYHDAIENRDELFTMFNLGLISLEAKGKGEVLFWDICEAADKFAQLKKYVAEEFDELRQLMCAKYLANFSVFRSMPDNWALEQLFPIIPIHKLNKKPTEYATLCDITCDSDGIVDKFVDLHDVKPVLELHKLVKNEPYYLAMMLVGAYQEVMGNNHNLFGMPHEAHVFIGEDGYIIKKVIYGATLGDAVGSVRFDPGQLHDTFRKSVLQRIKEGKLSNTEGSKVIEFYEDQVESYTYLTPNGSKQ is encoded by the coding sequence GTGAGCACTGTAATTGAACAAAGTATTGAGACGTACGGAATCGACAACTGGGGAGCTGACTATTTTGGAGTTAACCGAAAAGGGAATCTGATCGTTCGAGCTCCTGAGAATGAGAACTTCACTGCCGACGTCAAGGAAATAATTGACGATCTAAGAAAACGCGGGGTCAACACTCCGGTCCTTCTTCGTTTCCCGCAGCTTCTTTTTGGCCAGATCCGAAAACTTCAAACAGCCTTTCGAAAATCGATCAAGGAATTTGAATACGAAGGCGGACATCTTTGCGTGTTCCCGATGAAGGTCAACTCTAATCGAGCCGTGATCGAAGAATATCTTCGTGAAGGCACACGGTATAGTTTTGGCCTCGAAGCCGGATCTAAAGCTGAACTTTATGCAGCACTCGGGCTCGAGCAGGCGAAAGACAGCTTGCTCGTCCTCAACGGATTCAAGGATCGAGAATTCATCGAGTTAGCGTTTGCGGGTGCTTCAGCCGGCAAGAACGTTGTCATTGTTATCGAGAAGCTTAGCGAACTCGATCACACAATGGACCTTGCTCAAAAGATCCAGGCCGAAAATCCCGATGCTCAGATCCCGACGATCGGCGTCCGCGTTAAGCTCTATTCGAAAGGTTCAGGAAAATGGGAAAAATCCGGAGGCGAGGCCGCGAAATTTGGCCTTACGACGACCGAAATTCTGGAAGTGATACACCGCTTGCAGGAAGCCGGACGCATAGACATGCTCCGCCTGCTTCATTTCCATATCGGGTCGCAGCTAACCGATATCAAACGCATCAAGAATGCGATGAAGGAAGCCGCTCGGACCTATGCCAAGATCAGTAAAATGGGCATCCCCATCCAATATCTCGATGTCGGTGGCGGTATGGCGGTCGATTACGATGGCTCGCGAACTTCGTTTGAATCTTCGGCAAATTACAACGCGCGCGAGTTCGCAAATGATGTAATTTACGTCATCAAAACCGTCTGCGACGACGAGAATGTGCCGCATCCTACCATTATTCAGGAATCGGGCCGCTACCTCTCCGCATATCATGCGATCCTCGTTACAAACATCCAGGATGAGATCGAAACGGTCGTTGACAGCAAGATCCCGTTGACTCTAAATGCCGACGATCCGCCGACCGTGAAGGAGCTTCACGATCTGCGGGAAACGATCAACGCTAAGAATTACCGGGAGTATTACCACGACGCTATTGAGAACCGGGATGAGCTTTTTACGATGTTCAATCTCGGCCTCATTTCTCTTGAGGCGAAGGGCAAAGGAGAGGTCCTTTTTTGGGATATTTGCGAAGCGGCGGACAAATTTGCCCAGCTTAAGAAGTACGTTGCAGAAGAATTCGACGAGCTTCGGCAACTGATGTGTGCGAAATATCTTGCGAATTTCTCAGTTTTTCGCTCGATGCCGGATAATTGGGCTCTTGAACAACTATTTCCGATCATCCCGATACATAAACTCAACAAAAAGCCCACAGAATATGCTACGCTTTGTGATATAACCTGTGATTCCGATGGGATTGTGGATAAGTTCGTGGATCTTCACGACGTCAAACCCGTGTTGGAATTGCATAAGCTCGTCAAAAATGAGCCATATTATTTAGCAATGATGCTGGTCGGAGCTTACCAGGAAGTTATGGGCAACAACCATAACCTTTTCGGAATGCCGCACGAAGCCCACGTTTTTATTGGTGAAGACGGTTACATAATTAAAAAAGTTATCTACGGAGCGACCCTCGGCGATGCTGTTGGCTCGGTCAGGTTCGATCCGGGACAGCTGCATGACACGTTCAGAAAGTCCGTACTGCAGCGGATCAAGGAAGGTAAGCTTTCCAATACGGAAGGCAGCAAGGTAATAGAGTTTTACGAGGATCAGGTCGAAAGTTATACATATCTGACCCCGAATGGCAGTAAGCAATAG
- a CDS encoding nuclear transport factor 2 family protein — protein sequence MNNEYPPKPGDIVPPFTMEKALAKVQAAENAWNSRDPERVCLAYSVDTEWRNRAEFINGREAVKQFLKGKWERELDYVLKKELWGFRENRMAVRFEYEWHDTTGQWFRSYGNELWQFNEDGLMSHRYASINDLPIEDAGRYLNKKTTEAVPL from the coding sequence ATGAATAACGAATATCCACCAAAACCGGGCGATATCGTTCCGCCTTTCACGATGGAAAAGGCATTGGCAAAGGTTCAGGCGGCAGAGAATGCATGGAATTCCCGCGATCCTGAACGAGTTTGCCTTGCATATTCGGTCGACACCGAGTGGCGAAACCGCGCCGAATTCATCAACGGCCGCGAGGCGGTCAAGCAGTTCCTGAAAGGCAAATGGGAACGCGAACTCGACTACGTTCTCAAAAAAGAGCTTTGGGGATTTCGCGAAAACCGCATGGCTGTCAGATTCGAATACGAATGGCACGACACCACGGGCCAATGGTTCCGCAGTTACGGTAATGAATTGTGGCAGTTCAACGAAGACGGCTTAATGTCGCATCGTTATGCCAGTATCAATGACCTGCCAATCGAAGACGCGGGCCGTTATTTAAATAAAAAGACGACCGAAGCCGTCCCTTTATAG
- a CDS encoding pyridoxamine 5'-phosphate oxidase family protein: protein MSHKFFDLTFTPSVKAAQEHYGTRKNYARFEGGDPDFHGLSDAENDFIEARDGFYMATVSEDGQPYVQFRGGPAGFLKVLDDRTLGYADFRGNLQYISVGNLAANDKAALFLMDYPNQARLKILARVEVKDAVDAPWLIEQLTVPDYKAKIERAMILHVEAFDWNCPQHITPRFTMDEIRSITLPLREHVEKLEKEVAQLRAKEKAK, encoded by the coding sequence ATGTCACACAAATTTTTTGATCTGACATTCACGCCGAGCGTAAAGGCGGCACAGGAACATTACGGAACGCGTAAGAACTACGCTAGGTTTGAAGGCGGCGATCCGGATTTTCATGGGCTTTCGGATGCCGAGAATGATTTTATCGAGGCCCGCGACGGTTTTTACATGGCGACCGTCAGCGAGGATGGTCAGCCATATGTCCAGTTTCGCGGCGGGCCGGCGGGATTTTTGAAAGTCTTGGATGATCGGACCCTTGGATACGCGGATTTTCGCGGCAACTTGCAGTACATCAGCGTCGGAAATCTAGCGGCGAACGACAAAGCCGCACTTTTCCTGATGGATTATCCGAACCAGGCGAGACTCAAAATACTAGCCCGCGTCGAAGTCAAAGATGCCGTGGATGCACCCTGGCTGATCGAGCAACTGACAGTGCCCGATTACAAAGCAAAGATCGAGCGGGCGATGATCCTGCACGTTGAGGCATTCGACTGGAACTGCCCGCAGCACATCACGCCACGTTTCACGATGGACGAGATTCGCTCGATCACATTGCCGCTTCGCGAACACGTCGAAAAACTGGAAAAAGAGGTCGCACAACTGCGAGCAAAGGAGAAAGCAAAATGA
- a CDS encoding zinc ribbon domain-containing protein yields MNCPDCGSQILNDQQFCRSCGAQVAAAEPRPFNPRLGGLAMAFGGIMIALVGSFVELRAVIFLGVIISIAGMFFIAAYPMLRSSFNKRSGAPKQPDSLPHAPTTKKLAPIGDFEYVPASVTEGTTNLLKEPAAKRSDSDN; encoded by the coding sequence ATGAACTGTCCAGATTGCGGATCACAAATACTAAACGACCAGCAGTTTTGCCGCTCCTGCGGAGCTCAGGTTGCCGCCGCCGAGCCGCGTCCTTTCAACCCGAGGCTTGGCGGGTTGGCGATGGCGTTTGGCGGAATAATGATCGCTTTGGTAGGTAGCTTTGTCGAACTTCGCGCGGTCATTTTTCTTGGGGTGATCATTTCGATAGCCGGAATGTTCTTTATCGCTGCATACCCGATGCTGCGGTCGTCCTTCAATAAGCGGAGCGGTGCCCCCAAACAACCGGATTCACTGCCGCACGCACCTACGACCAAAAAGCTTGCGCCGATAGGCGACTTTGAGTATGTCCCGGCCAGTGTTACTGAAGGAACGACAAACTTGCTAAAAGAACCTGCCGCGAAACGCTCCGACTCGGACAATTAG
- a CDS encoding carboxymuconolactone decarboxylase family protein produces MQRITAINHESAEGKAKELLDVVKEKIGFAPNLMKTLASSPAVLEAYLNFSGSLGTTLTAKLREQIALTTAEINGCHYCASAHSAIGKMVGLDEHSIEDARRASSHDKKADAALKFASALIVSRGKVSPADFQAVTAAGFTEMEITEIVANVALNIFTNYFNEVAGTVVDFPTIEFPLASRAASA; encoded by the coding sequence ATGCAGAGAATTACAGCAATCAATCACGAATCAGCAGAAGGCAAAGCAAAAGAATTGCTCGATGTAGTAAAAGAAAAGATCGGTTTCGCACCGAATCTGATGAAAACCCTGGCAAGTTCGCCGGCGGTCCTTGAGGCTTATTTGAACTTCAGTGGTTCTTTAGGCACGACGCTTACCGCAAAGCTTCGCGAGCAGATCGCGTTGACGACAGCCGAGATCAATGGCTGCCACTATTGTGCATCTGCACATTCGGCGATCGGCAAGATGGTTGGGCTTGATGAACACTCGATCGAAGACGCCCGTAGGGCATCGTCACATGACAAAAAGGCCGATGCAGCTCTGAAATTTGCAAGTGCGTTGATCGTCAGTCGCGGCAAAGTGTCACCGGCAGACTTTCAGGCTGTGACCGCCGCCGGCTTTACCGAGATGGAGATCACCGAGATCGTCGCCAATGTCGCGTTGAATATTTTCACCAATTACTTCAACGAGGTAGCTGGAACGGTTGTCGATTTCCCGACGATAGAATTCCCGCTCGCAAGCCGTGCGGCGAGTGCGTAA
- a CDS encoding Do family serine endopeptidase produces MSIKNLVLISVFASAAVVSGCKTGLLGGTETPPVNQPAAAPAAPLVVDGNRTSYADVVERTSPAVVRIEAEHKATKASVQPGPTDDFFKQFQLPQQNRRPQVERGVGSGVLVSADGSILTNHHVVDGADKITVLMSDNKSYEAKVVGTDQPSDLAVLKIEGQGLPFLNLGNSDSVRVGDIVLAIGNPLGIGQTVTAGIISAKGRRTGLSDGNSFEDFLQTDAPINRGNSGGALVNLAGELIGINSQILSGGAGGGNIGIAFSIPSNMAKSVMEQLIKDGRVRRGQLGINIQNVTDELAKSLDLEARSGVIVSNVRTGSAAEKAGIKRNDLIIAINGEKIEDSNVLRNKVASSLPGSEIKITVQRDGKQVDLTATLDEAKLDGEKLPGPGGNEDGPGPQNQGGKLGLSLEPVSPAVAKQLGLDGTEGVVVTDVDQDGPAAESGIARGDVILEINRKPVSSVADVRAALDGAGNRSVVLLVNRRGQTSYLTVQPE; encoded by the coding sequence ATGAGCATTAAAAATTTGGTACTGATCTCGGTTTTTGCGTCCGCTGCGGTTGTTTCGGGATGCAAGACCGGGCTTCTTGGCGGCACGGAAACGCCGCCGGTCAATCAACCTGCAGCAGCTCCGGCAGCTCCGCTCGTCGTTGATGGCAACCGTACGTCGTACGCCGACGTTGTGGAACGAACTTCGCCGGCGGTCGTCCGGATCGAGGCCGAACATAAAGCGACAAAAGCCTCGGTCCAGCCAGGCCCCACGGATGATTTCTTCAAGCAGTTTCAGCTCCCGCAGCAGAATCGGCGTCCTCAGGTCGAACGCGGCGTGGGTTCCGGCGTTCTCGTTTCAGCCGACGGCTCGATCCTGACAAATCACCACGTTGTCGATGGAGCAGACAAGATCACCGTTCTGATGAGCGACAACAAATCGTACGAAGCCAAGGTCGTCGGCACCGATCAGCCGAGCGATCTCGCGGTACTTAAGATCGAGGGCCAAGGCCTTCCCTTTTTGAATCTTGGAAATTCTGATAGCGTTCGCGTTGGCGATATCGTGCTCGCGATCGGCAATCCGCTCGGCATCGGACAGACGGTCACGGCCGGAATTATTTCGGCAAAAGGCCGCCGTACCGGGCTGAGCGACGGCAATAGCTTTGAAGATTTTCTACAAACAGACGCACCGATCAATCGCGGGAATTCCGGCGGAGCTCTCGTCAACCTGGCGGGGGAATTGATCGGCATCAACTCGCAGATCCTCTCCGGCGGAGCCGGCGGCGGCAACATCGGTATCGCGTTCTCGATCCCGTCGAACATGGCCAAATCGGTCATGGAGCAGCTCATCAAAGACGGCAGGGTCCGCCGCGGACAGCTCGGCATCAACATCCAGAATGTCACCGACGAATTGGCAAAATCGCTCGACCTCGAAGCGCGCAGCGGCGTGATCGTCAGCAACGTACGCACCGGCTCGGCAGCTGAAAAGGCGGGCATCAAGCGGAACGATCTGATCATCGCGATCAACGGCGAAAAGATCGAGGATAGCAATGTTCTCCGCAACAAGGTCGCGAGTTCCCTGCCCGGCTCTGAGATCAAGATCACAGTGCAGCGTGACGGCAAGCAGGTGGATCTGACAGCCACCCTCGACGAAGCAAAGCTTGACGGTGAAAAATTGCCGGGACCTGGCGGAAACGAAGATGGTCCGGGCCCGCAAAACCAGGGCGGCAAACTCGGCCTCAGCCTCGAGCCTGTTTCGCCGGCGGTTGCAAAACAGCTCGGCCTCGACGGAACTGAAGGTGTTGTCGTGACCGATGTCGATCAGGACGGCCCTGCCGCCGAATCCGGTATCGCCCGTGGTGACGTGATCCTCGAGATCAATCGCAAGCCTGTCAGCTCGGTCGCCGATGTTCGAGCAGCTCTCGACGGAGCCGGCAACCGGTCGGTCGTGCTGTTAGTTAACCGCCGCGGCCAGACGAGCTATCTAACCGTCCAGCCGGAGTAG